The genomic segment TATCCGAAGAGCGTTTTGATTTAAATGCTAAATCAAGTTCAGGATTGGATGTACAATACACTTCTTCCAACCCGTCTGTAGCTACCATTTACGGAAATACGGTAACAATTAAAGGTGTAGGATCTACAACTATTTCGGCTAACCAGGATGGCAGACATTGGTATTATGGATACATGTATCATGAAGCTCCAACGGTTACTGCAACTTTGACCGTAACAAAGGGTTCACAAAGTATATCTTGGCTTGCCAATATGAACAGATTAATTACGGATGCTTCTTTCTTTTCTCTGTATGCAGAAGCAAGTTCAGGTTTGGAAGTAACTTATACTTCATCCAACCCGGCAGTAGCAATCATTGAAGAAAATGTTGTGTATGTTACTGGACCCGGTACAGCTATCATTACTGCTTCACAGGCCGGTAACGGCATGTACAATGCGGCTACTAGTGTCTCAAAGACCTTAACCGTTAGTAAAATAGCTCAAAGTATCACTGGTCTGGCAGACATAAATAAAATTGCAACTGATGCTCCGTTCAGTTTGAATGCAAAATCAAGTTCCGGACTGGCGGTGACTTACACCTCTTCGAATCCGTCAGTTGCCACTGTTTCTGGTAATAATATTACCATTGTCGGAGTTGGTATTACCGTTATTACAGCGTCACAGGTTGGCAATAGCTCGTATCTGCCAGCTGAGAGTGTAAAAGTAAATCTGACCGTTGGTAAAGCGTTCCAAAGCATTTCAGGCTTAGCTGATATCAATAAAATTGCTACTGATTTACCTTTTAGCCTAAATGCCGAAGCAAGTTCTGGATTAGCAGTAAGTTATGCTTCATCCAACCCGTCTGTTGCAACTATAGTAGGAAACAAGGTGACCATTGTGGGGGCTGGTACAACCGTTATTACGGCCTCACAAACAGGTAATGATATATATCCGGCAGCAGCTAGTATTTCTGCAACCCTGACAGTAAAGAAAGCTTCTCAAAGTCTTTCTGGTATAACAGATATAAACAAAGTGTCAACAGATTTACCATTTGGTTTGAATGCTAAGGCCAGTTCAAGTTTGGGTGTAACTTATACTTCATCCAGTCCATCGGTTGCAACCATTTCAGGTAATACTGTAACCATTAAGGGAGCGGGTACCACAATTATTACTGTCTCCCAAGCTGGGAATGGGATTTACGAAGCTGCCCCGAGCATTAACATTACTATGACTGTAGAGGCTGTGACTTCCTTGAATGATGATATCAAAGATACAAGAAACGTTAATGTATTTGATAATGGAAATTCAGCGATTGTTATCGAAGGTGAAGTAGAAAACATTAATGTATTTGATGGTTCAGGTAAATTGATTTATTCAGGGGCATCCAAACAAATTTCAGTTTCCCAGCATGGATTGTACGTTGTAAAAATTCATAACAAAGCTGATCTGCTTATAAAAAAGGTAATTATTAGATAATCAGTAGTTAATTTTGTTTAAGAGTTAGAATAGATTGATAGCCCCGATTTTAGGGGCTATTTTTTTGTGAAAGGAGTTAAAGATTTGTTTTTTTTAGATGTTGGTACTTAGTGATATACTATAAGATGTATCTCAATCTTTGCAAAGCTCATCTCATTAAATGTTTCAGCCGAGGATTAATCCTGAGTTTTTTAGGAGGGATTGAATTTTTCAAAGGCTACTGACATAATGCTGTCACCTGTCCCCCTTTTCTTTGTATCATCATTAAACATTTAATAACTAAAACTTTTAGACACATGGAAAATATAGTAGTTAAAAATCAGGAAGTTGTAATCAGTGTAAACCAGCTTTTAGGTCAGTGGCAGGGTCATCGCAGATTAACACGTCGAGTTATTGAAGCTTTTCCTGAAGACAAATTATTTAATTATTCCATCGGAGGCATGCGTACCTTTTCTGCTCTCGTTATGGAAATGATTGAAATAGCTTATCCAGGGGTACAAGGACTGATCGATGGGAACTGGAAAGATGAGGTGAAAGAACAACCCAAAACTAAAGAAGAGCTTCTTCACCTGTGGGATGTGTTAACAGAAAGGATTGACAGATTATGGCCGCTGATCCCGATTGAAAGATTTCAGACTGTAGAGGCCGCCTTTGGAATGTATGAAGATGCCTTATATTCTACAGTTTTGTATTTTATTGATAATGAAATCCACCACAGAGGGCAAGGGTATGTTTATCTTAGGTCATTGGGAATTGAGCCTCCTGCATTTTACGAAAGATAATTTGTAAGAAAATAATGAAGATATCCTAAAATTTATTTCTTTAGGGTATCTTTATTTAATTGATCTGAAACATTATATGGCAAAAGCAAAGGTTGTAGGAGAGACCAAAGATGCAGGATTCCAGTTTGGACTTAGGAAAACATTTCATAATTCTTTTGAAGAAGTATGGACTTTTATGTTTTCTTTAAATGGACTTAACATTTGGCTTGGTTCTCTTGCTACTGAGTTATCAGAGAAACAGACCTATAAAACGAAAGAAGGCATAGAAGGGGCGATAAGACTTATAAAAGTATATTCGCATATAAGACTTACCTGGAAGAAAAAAGGATGGAATAATGTATCGCAACTTCAGGTAAGGGTTATGAATAATGAAGGAAAAACAGTAATAAGTTTTCATCATGATCATTTATCTGATGTCAATCAAAGAAATGAAATGAAAGACCATTGGAATAAAGTGATGGAAAAGATCTCAAAGGAGTTAGAAAAAAAATCTTAAAATATGATTGTTGTTAAAGTTACTTATGCTGTAAAACCTGAGTTTGCAAGTAAAAACAGGGAAAACATTGCATTGTTTTTAGAGGATTTCAGTCAGTTAAACCCAGAGGAATTTCGGTATAACGTATATGAAAGCGAAGATGGAAAGACCTTTATGCATTTATCTCACTATAGAAATGAAGAGATTCAGAAAGAACTGTTGAACGTGCCATCATTTAAATCTTTTCAAAAGCAAAGAGACGAAAGTGGATTAGAAGTGGAGCCTAAGATAGAAGTTTTGAATATGGTGGGTGCGACACATCTGTTATTTTAAGCTCTAATGGGATAGTTTATTGGAAAGATTAGATTATTAAAATGTTTTTTAAAGTTCAGTCAATCAGATTGATACCTTGTTGAAGGAGATACGCTAACCTCCTTTTGGCTTGATACAATTAAATTGTATATTTTTACATAAGCAATGCAGTTTTTGCATAATAGATTATAAGTTTTACTTTTTACTTTTAATACATCCAGATGAAACGAATCTTTTTCTTTTTGCTTTTCCTGTTTCCACTTTTGTCTAATGCTCAGATGAATACTTGGGAACGTGTTCATGGTGCTGAAATTAATCATCCTTTTAAGGACTTTATACTTCCGGATCCATATATAGATAGTCTTGGTAATAAATGGGTTCTTAATATTCAGGGTGAAAAAATTTTGTGGAAGATAAAATGAACGGATACGACTAAGTTTGGAAATTTTCCCGATGGGAGTTTTACTTTAGGTGGTTTTTTTAATGGTACTGCTATTCTTCACGGATATTCAGGATCACCAGAAAAAGGATACACCAACTATATGGGTTATTGTGACGGAACAACCCTGACCTTTTATTCGGAATCAGTCATGAGAGATGTGTTGACATCAGCATCCACCTTTATAGGGGTATTTCGAACTAATAACTATATATGGATATGCAAGCCGGATAGATTAATTCGTTTTGACAAAGTAAACTCATTTAAAGAATATACTCTGGCAGAACATCTGACTGAAGGCAATA from the Sporocytophaga myxococcoides genome contains:
- a CDS encoding DinB family protein yields the protein MENIVVKNQEVVISVNQLLGQWQGHRRLTRRVIEAFPEDKLFNYSIGGMRTFSALVMEMIEIAYPGVQGLIDGNWKDEVKEQPKTKEELLHLWDVLTERIDRLWPLIPIERFQTVEAAFGMYEDALYSTVLYFIDNEIHHRGQGYVYLRSLGIEPPAFYER
- a CDS encoding ATPase, with the protein product MAKAKVVGETKDAGFQFGLRKTFHNSFEEVWTFMFSLNGLNIWLGSLATELSEKQTYKTKEGIEGAIRLIKVYSHIRLTWKKKGWNNVSQLQVRVMNNEGKTVISFHHDHLSDVNQRNEMKDHWNKVMEKISKELEKKS